The following DNA comes from Candidatus Stygibacter australis.
TATTTCTATTCTCTGTCGGATCCCAGAAGTCTTGTCCGGAGTACCGTTCAGAACTCCTGAATCCTTACATTGCATCACATTTCATTTTTCTGTGTATTCCGTGCCTTCCGTGGTTAAAATATTCTTACATTTCATTACTCTGTGTTCTCTTTGACCTTTGTGTTAAAGACTCTTACATTACATTATCCGAATTAATCCGGTGCATTAGAGGGGGATTTCACTTGACGGTAAATGGGGGTGGTTAAACAAGGTAGCGAAAAATAATAAATATCTCTGGAGGACTGGATGGAACAAGAGGAAAAGCAGAGGATAAAAGGTCTGCTGAGTGAATTTTCTGGCACCAGTGATGCAGCGTGGCTGGCAGCAGCAGAAAAGCTGCTGAAGGGTAAACCTTTTGATAAGGTGCTGCGCACATCTACTTATGAGGGACTTACGCTTGAGCCTCAATATCGTCGTGAGGTGTGGGACAAGGTTTCTCATATTGATGAATTGCCCGGTGAAGGCAGCAATGTTCGCGGAACACAAGCCGAAGGTTATCTGCATTCAGCATGGAAAATCGCCCAGGAGATCAGGCTTCCTTTGGCAGAAGATTTTAATGCAGCCTTATTAGTTAGTCTCAAGCGGGGACAGGATGCAGTGAACCTGGTGATAGATGAAGCTGGCAAGGCAGGCAAAGATCCTGATGAAGCTAAATCTGGAACAGTGGGCAAAAATGGTACATCCATTTCCTGTCTAAGCGATCTGGAAAAGGCACTTGCTGATGTAGAGCTTGATTACGTAGATGTGTATACTCAAGCGGGGAATTCCGGACTGGAATATGCTATGCTGCTGGCTGCATATTGTGAAAAACACGGTATAGACGCTGCCAGACTTCAAGGCTGCGTGGGTGCTGATCCTCTGGGTCAACTTGCTGAGCTGGGCAGCATAAGCTGTTCTCTCACAGAAGCCTACGGCAAGATGACAGGGCTAATCATCTGGGCAAAAGAAACTGAAGCCCACTTAAGAACAATTGAGATAAATACTATAGTTTATCATAATGCAGGAGCAAGTGCTGTGGAAGAGCTGGCATTTGCCCTGGCAACCGGGGCAGAATACATTAGAAATCTGAATAAATTTGGACTTGAGATAGATGAGATAGCACCGCGCATCCAGTTCAGTTTGGCACTGGGCGGAAATCTTTTTATGGAAATAGCAAAGCTGAGAGCAGCTCGAATCCTCTGGAGTCAGGTTGTAAAAGGCTTTGGCGGGAATGATGAATCTGCCAGAATGCGAATTCATGGACGCACAGGAATATATAATAAAACTAAGAATGACCCTTATGTGAATATGCTGCGGACGACTACTGAGGCATTTGCCGGCGTGATCGGCGGAGTGGATAGTATACACATTGGCGAATTTGATGAAGTGATCAGGCAATCTGATGAATTCAGTCGTCGCATAGCCCGAAATCAGCAGATCATCTTAAGTGAAGAAAGTCATCTGGGGCATGTGATCGACCCTGCTGGCGGAAGCTGGTATATTGAAGAGCTTACCCAGATGCTGGCAGAAAAAGCCTGGTCAAGTTTTCAAATGCTGGAAGCAGAAGGCTCATTCAGTGAACTCTTATTAAGTGGAAAAGTGAAAGATATAGTAGAGAAAGTGGCGAAAATAAGAAGTGATAATCTTGCCAGCCGTAAAAATGTGCTGGTAGGCATCAATATGTATGCCAATCTTCTGGAAACTCCTCTGGAAGCAAGGAACGTGGATTATCCGGGCATTACCTGCCGGCGCAGCAATGAGATAAAATCACTGCGTAAAGGTGATTTGAAGATCGAGCAGTGCGCTTACAGCATCAAGGATGCCTATCTAAAAGGAGCGACCATTGGAGTGATCACCAAAGGTATGAATCTTAGTGAAAATACCGTTATGGAAGCAATATCACAAACCAGACTGGCAGAACCATTTGAGAATTTACGCCTGAAGATGGCTGCTCATATTGCTAAGACAGGCAAAGCAGCACGAGTATTTCTGGCGAATATTGGTGGCGTGGGACAATATAAAGCCCGGGCAGAATTTTCACGGGGATTTATGGAAGTAGGTGGATTTGAAGTTATTGATCAGGGGGGCTTTGCTACTGGGGTGGAAGCTGGAAAAGCAGCAATTGCCTCAAAAGCAGAAATCGTGGTTATCTGCTCTACTGATGCTATCTATCCTGAGATAGTACCTAAAATCTGTCTTATAGTGAAAACAGCTAAGCCTGATGCAATGCTGATCCTGGCGGGATACCCTAAAGATATGATTGAAACCTATGAAATAGCCGGAATAGATAAATTCATTCATGTGAGAGCAAATGCTCTGGAAGTATTGAATGCAGCCCAGAATATGGCAGGAGTGAAATAATGAAAAATCCTGATTTCAGTAAAATAAATTTAGAAAAGCTTGCAGTTAAAGGTGATTTGAGTAGCTGGCAGAAAGTAGTAGAACAAAAAACAGGCAGAAAACTTGATGAAATGCTGTGGGAAACCAATGAGAAGTATCAGGTGAAACCACTTTATACCAGAGAAGACACCAAAGAATTTGAGCATCTGGATTTTGCTGCCGGTGTTCCGCCATTTTTGCGCGGTCCCTATGCCACCATGTATTGCATGCGTCCCTGGACTGTGCGCCAATACGCAGGCTTCAGCACAGCAGAAGAGAGTAATGCCTTTTATCGGCGTAATCTGGCTGCTGGTCAAAAGGGACTATCTGTAGCCTTTGATCTGCCTACGCATCGCGGATATGACAGTGATCATGAGCGAGTAGTAGGAGATGTGGGCAAAGCAGGAGTGGCGATAGATTCCATCTTGGATATGAAGATACTCTTTGATCAGATACCTCTGGGTGATATATCGGTATCTATGACTATGAATGGGGCGGTATTGCCGATCATGGCGTTTTATATAGTCACAGCGGAAGAACAAGGGGTGAGATGGGAAGAGCTGGCAGGAACAATCCAGAATGATATTTTGAAAGAATATATGGTCCGTAATACTTATATCTATCCGCCAACGCAATCTATGCGCATTATCAGTGATATTTTTGCCTTCACCAGCAAATATATGCCCAAATTCAACAGTATCTCAGTATCCGGCTACCACATGCAGGAAGCTGGGGCAACTGCTGATCTGGAAATGGCATATACCCTGGCAGACGGCTGGCAATATTTGCGTTGCGGAATAGAAGCAGGATTGGATATTGATGCTTTTGCCCCGCGGGTTTCATTCTTCTGGGCAGAAGGCATGAACTACTTTATGGAAGTTGCCAAGCTGAGAGCAGCCCGAGTGCTGTGGGCAAAGATAGTGAATAAATATAATCCAAAGAATCCGAAATCAATGTCACTGCGGACGCACTCGCAAACCTCCGGTTGGTCACTTACGGAGCAGGATCCATATAACAATGTGGCAAGAACCTGCGTGGAAGCATTGGCAGCGACTATGGGTCACACACAAAGCCTGCATACGAATTCTCTGGATGAAGCAATTGCTCTGCCTACAGATTTCAGTGCCCGAATTGCCCGTAATACCCAGTTATTCCTGCAGCATGAAACAGGGATCTGTGATGTGATCGATCCCTGGGGTGGCTCATACTACGTGGAAACACTCACAGACTATCTCATCCAGAAGGGCTGGGAACACATCATGGAAGTGGAAGAACTGGGTGGCATGGCTAAGGCTATCGAAACCGGAATTCCCAAGATGAGAATAGAAGAAGCCGCAGCTCGCAGACAGGCTCATATAGATTCCGGTAAGGAAATTATCGTGGGCGTTAATAAATATAGGCTGGACAAAGAAGCAGCGATGGATATTCTGGAAGTTGATAATACAGCAGTGCGAATCTCGCAATTGGAAAGACTGGCAAAATTGAAAGCAGAGCGCGATGATAAGTCAGTGGATGCAGCCTTGAAAGCAATCACTAAAGCTACTGAAAGCGGAGAAGGTAACCTGCTGGAACTGGCAGTGATAGCAGCAAGAGCACGGGCAACCTTAGGTGAGATATCTGATGCCATAGAAAAAATATATGGGAGGCATAAAGCAGTGATAAGATCTATTAGTGGAGTTTATAGCAGCGAATATGCCGAGCAAGACGAAGTGCAGGCAGTACGTGATCTGGCAGATAAATTTGAAGAGCTGGAAGGACGCCGTCCCCGCATTATGATCGCTAAGATGGGTCAGGATGGACATGACCGGGGAGCAAAAGTGGTGGCTACTGCTTATGCAGATATGGGATTTGATGTGGATATTGGCCCCTTATTCCAGACTCCGGAAGAAACTGCCCGTCAGGCAGTGGAAAATGATGTGCATGTGGTAGGTATGAGCTCGCTGGCTGCTGGTCATAAGGTTCTCTTACCTCAACTTGTGGAAGAATTAAAAAAGCTGGGTAGAGAAGATATTATGATAGTAGTGGGCGGAGTGATCCCGGCACAGGATTATGATTTCTTATATGAGCACGGAGCGGCGGCGATTTTTGGTCCGGGCACAGTACTCCCAGTGGCAGCCAAAAAGATATTAGATGAGTTGATTCGTGAGACATAAGACGAATTAAGCGGAGTATTGAGTTAAGATACTGTACTCAGTAGATTGACTTAAGACTGCGGGGGTATAAAATTGCCGTTCTTAAGTCAATTCGATGAGTACATCGCCTTAACTCAATAACTTAGTGGGGAAATAATGAGCAATAAGAATAAACCTGAATGGGCACCGGAAAATGCCGGGAAAGAATTTGCCACTAAAGTCGTGAAGGGCAAAGAAAGCCAGCATGATGGGATGCCGGGAAAGAAGTCTGACATAAACAGAAAAACACCGGCAAAACGTAAACTGGGCATAGAAGATTACGTAAATGGTGTTCTGGAGCAGGACCGGACTATTTTAGCTCAGACAATCACCCTGATAGAAAGCAATTCAGAAAAACATTTTGAGATGGGTCAGGAAGTGCTGCGTCAGCTTCTCCCCTACACAGGCAATTCTCTGCGGATTGGCATCACAGGCGTACCCGGAGCAGGAAAGAGCAGCTTTATCGAAGCCCTCGGGTGTCAGCTAATGAAAGAAGACCTGCAACTGGCTGTTCTGGCAGTTGATCCGTCATCATCCTTATCCAAAGGAAGTGTACTTGGTGATAAAACAAGGATGGAAATGCTTTCCAGGCACCAGAACTGCTTTATTCGTCCTTCTCCCTCAGGTGGAAAATTAGGTGGAGTAACCAGGAAAACGCGTGAAACGACCTTGATCTGTGAAGCTGCCGGATTTGATATAATTTTTATTGAGACTGTGGGTGTGGGACAAAATGAGATAACTGTGCGCAGTATGGTTGATTTCTTTCTGCTGCTTAAAATCTCTGGTGCCGGGGATGAACTGCAGGGGATCAAGAAAGGTGTGATCGAACTTGCAGATGCTATCCTGATCAATAAAGCGGATGGTGATAATATCAAAAGAGCTGAAATCGCTAAGCGTGATTTTGCCAATGCCCTGCACTATCTGAAATCACCTACTAAAGGCTGGACTCCTGAAACGCTCACCTGCTCTGCACTAACTGGTGAAGGTATCTATCCGGTCTGGGAAATGATCAAACGATTTGAAGAAGAAGTACGAAAATCAGGAGTATTTGAGCAGAGACGTAATCAGCAGAATCTGGGCTGGGTTCACGATCTGGTGAGTGAACGTCTTTTGAATAGATTCTATACAGATCCTAAAATAAAAGCTATGATCCCGCAACTGGAAAAAGATGTGATAGAAGGTAAAATACCGCCTACGCAGGCAGCCTGGAGCCTTTTAAAACATTTAGACACATAATTTCTCAGTTCAATTACCTGTCAAAACTGTTACAAATAAGTGACATGCGGTTAATATTGTTAACAGTTTT
Coding sequences within:
- a CDS encoding methylmalonyl-CoA mutase family protein; the protein is MEQEEKQRIKGLLSEFSGTSDAAWLAAAEKLLKGKPFDKVLRTSTYEGLTLEPQYRREVWDKVSHIDELPGEGSNVRGTQAEGYLHSAWKIAQEIRLPLAEDFNAALLVSLKRGQDAVNLVIDEAGKAGKDPDEAKSGTVGKNGTSISCLSDLEKALADVELDYVDVYTQAGNSGLEYAMLLAAYCEKHGIDAARLQGCVGADPLGQLAELGSISCSLTEAYGKMTGLIIWAKETEAHLRTIEINTIVYHNAGASAVEELAFALATGAEYIRNLNKFGLEIDEIAPRIQFSLALGGNLFMEIAKLRAARILWSQVVKGFGGNDESARMRIHGRTGIYNKTKNDPYVNMLRTTTEAFAGVIGGVDSIHIGEFDEVIRQSDEFSRRIARNQQIILSEESHLGHVIDPAGGSWYIEELTQMLAEKAWSSFQMLEAEGSFSELLLSGKVKDIVEKVAKIRSDNLASRKNVLVGINMYANLLETPLEARNVDYPGITCRRSNEIKSLRKGDLKIEQCAYSIKDAYLKGATIGVITKGMNLSENTVMEAISQTRLAEPFENLRLKMAAHIAKTGKAARVFLANIGGVGQYKARAEFSRGFMEVGGFEVIDQGGFATGVEAGKAAIASKAEIVVICSTDAIYPEIVPKICLIVKTAKPDAMLILAGYPKDMIETYEIAGIDKFIHVRANALEVLNAAQNMAGVK
- the scpA gene encoding methylmalonyl-CoA mutase produces the protein MKNPDFSKINLEKLAVKGDLSSWQKVVEQKTGRKLDEMLWETNEKYQVKPLYTREDTKEFEHLDFAAGVPPFLRGPYATMYCMRPWTVRQYAGFSTAEESNAFYRRNLAAGQKGLSVAFDLPTHRGYDSDHERVVGDVGKAGVAIDSILDMKILFDQIPLGDISVSMTMNGAVLPIMAFYIVTAEEQGVRWEELAGTIQNDILKEYMVRNTYIYPPTQSMRIISDIFAFTSKYMPKFNSISVSGYHMQEAGATADLEMAYTLADGWQYLRCGIEAGLDIDAFAPRVSFFWAEGMNYFMEVAKLRAARVLWAKIVNKYNPKNPKSMSLRTHSQTSGWSLTEQDPYNNVARTCVEALAATMGHTQSLHTNSLDEAIALPTDFSARIARNTQLFLQHETGICDVIDPWGGSYYVETLTDYLIQKGWEHIMEVEELGGMAKAIETGIPKMRIEEAAARRQAHIDSGKEIIVGVNKYRLDKEAAMDILEVDNTAVRISQLERLAKLKAERDDKSVDAALKAITKATESGEGNLLELAVIAARARATLGEISDAIEKIYGRHKAVIRSISGVYSSEYAEQDEVQAVRDLADKFEELEGRRPRIMIAKMGQDGHDRGAKVVATAYADMGFDVDIGPLFQTPEETARQAVENDVHVVGMSSLAAGHKVLLPQLVEELKKLGREDIMIVVGGVIPAQDYDFLYEHGAAAIFGPGTVLPVAAKKILDELIRET
- the meaB gene encoding methylmalonyl Co-A mutase-associated GTPase MeaB, which gives rise to MSNKNKPEWAPENAGKEFATKVVKGKESQHDGMPGKKSDINRKTPAKRKLGIEDYVNGVLEQDRTILAQTITLIESNSEKHFEMGQEVLRQLLPYTGNSLRIGITGVPGAGKSSFIEALGCQLMKEDLQLAVLAVDPSSSLSKGSVLGDKTRMEMLSRHQNCFIRPSPSGGKLGGVTRKTRETTLICEAAGFDIIFIETVGVGQNEITVRSMVDFFLLLKISGAGDELQGIKKGVIELADAILINKADGDNIKRAEIAKRDFANALHYLKSPTKGWTPETLTCSALTGEGIYPVWEMIKRFEEEVRKSGVFEQRRNQQNLGWVHDLVSERLLNRFYTDPKIKAMIPQLEKDVIEGKIPPTQAAWSLLKHLDT